One genomic region from Halococcus qingdaonensis encodes:
- a CDS encoding NfeD family protein: MTLALGGAPVAAALPALQMSDLLLEQLPLVLVVAGLGLMGAEALAPGAHFIVLGVALLFAGLIGLLIGSFLGPIVLAVVLSVLVLASGAGTLYAYRQFDIYGGKGAGKTSDSASLKGTTGHVTERVTPTSGKVKLDGGGFNPNYSARTLDGEIPEDEPIVVTDPGGGNVLTVEALSAVEDDIDRALARGRDTDDRERETA, from the coding sequence GCCGGTTGCGGCCGCGCTTCCGGCCCTCCAGATGAGCGATCTCCTGCTGGAGCAGCTCCCGCTGGTGCTCGTGGTCGCCGGGCTCGGACTGATGGGTGCCGAGGCGCTCGCGCCCGGCGCGCACTTCATCGTTCTCGGGGTCGCGCTGCTGTTTGCCGGGCTGATCGGTCTGTTGATCGGGAGTTTTCTCGGCCCGATCGTCCTCGCGGTCGTCCTCTCGGTGCTCGTGCTCGCCAGCGGTGCGGGAACGCTCTACGCCTACCGCCAGTTCGACATCTACGGCGGGAAGGGAGCCGGCAAGACGAGCGACTCGGCCTCACTCAAGGGGACGACCGGCCACGTCACCGAGCGCGTGACGCCGACGAGTGGGAAGGTGAAACTCGACGGCGGCGGCTTCAACCCCAACTACAGCGCCCGTACGCTCGACGGCGAGATCCCCGAAGACGAACCGATAGTGGTGACCGACCCCGGCGGTGGCAACGTTCTCACCGTCGAGGCGCTCTCGGCGGTGGAGGACGACATCGATCGCGCGCTCGCTCGCGGGCGCGACACCGACGATCGCGAGCGCGAAACCGCGTGA
- a CDS encoding SPFH domain-containing protein, producing MTLVPLQALALAPAVVVLLVLAVAIITVYSAIEIVNAYEKRALTVFGDYRKLLEPGINFVPPFVNKTYPFDMRTQTLDVARQEAITRDNSPVTADAVVYIKVMDAKKAFLEVDDYKRAVSNLAQTTLRAVLGDMDLDDTLSKRQEINERIRKELDEPTDEWGIRVESVEVREVNPSPDVQQAMEQQTSAERKRRAMILEAQGERRSAVEAAEGEKRSNIIRAQGEKQSQILESQGDAVSTVLRAKSAESMGERAVIERGMDTLESIGQGESTTFVLPQELSSMLGRYGKHLTGSDIKEDGHDLESLDFDEETRELIGLDNIDEILGEIDEEADIDVEEMEQEAEAIKTGEATTDIQDPDEVISEMDADESIDGSTSTTGTSATDEEDELEPETN from the coding sequence ATGACACTCGTTCCGCTCCAGGCGCTCGCGCTCGCACCGGCCGTCGTGGTGCTGTTGGTGCTGGCCGTCGCGATCATCACCGTCTATAGCGCCATCGAAATCGTCAACGCGTACGAGAAGCGTGCGCTCACCGTCTTCGGCGACTACCGCAAACTGCTCGAACCGGGCATCAACTTCGTCCCACCGTTCGTCAACAAGACCTACCCGTTCGACATGCGGACCCAGACGCTCGATGTCGCGCGCCAGGAAGCCATCACGCGGGACAACTCGCCCGTGACGGCGGATGCAGTGGTCTACATCAAAGTAATGGACGCCAAAAAGGCGTTTCTGGAGGTCGATGACTACAAGCGCGCCGTCTCGAACCTCGCACAGACCACGCTCCGTGCCGTGCTCGGCGACATGGATCTCGACGACACGCTGAGCAAACGTCAGGAGATAAACGAGCGCATCCGCAAGGAGCTCGACGAGCCGACCGACGAGTGGGGGATCCGCGTCGAGTCCGTCGAGGTCCGCGAGGTCAACCCCTCGCCGGACGTCCAGCAGGCGATGGAACAGCAGACCTCCGCCGAGCGCAAACGCCGCGCGATGATCCTCGAAGCGCAAGGTGAACGGCGGAGCGCGGTCGAGGCGGCAGAGGGTGAGAAACGGTCGAACATCATCCGTGCACAGGGTGAAAAGCAGAGCCAGATCCTCGAATCCCAGGGTGACGCCGTTTCCACAGTATTGAGAGCGAAATCCGCCGAATCGATGGGCGAGCGCGCGGTCATCGAGCGCGGGATGGACACGCTCGAATCCATCGGCCAGGGCGAGTCGACGACGTTCGTCCTCCCCCAAGAGCTGTCGTCGATGCTCGGCCGATACGGCAAACACCTCACCGGCAGCGACATCAAGGAGGACGGCCACGATCTGGAAAGCCTCGATTTCGACGAGGAGACGCGCGAACTCATCGGGCTCGACAACATCGACGAGATCCTCGGCGAGATCGACGAGGAGGCCGACATCGACGTCGAGGAGATGGAACAGGAGGCCGAAGCGATCAAGACCGGCGAGGCGACGACCGACATCCAGGATCCCGACGAGGTCATCTCCGAGATGGACGCCGACGAAAGCATCGACGGAAGCACGTCGACGACGGGAACGTCGGCCACCGACGAAGAGGACGAGCTCGAACCGGAGACGAACTGA
- a CDS encoding winged helix-turn-helix transcriptional regulator, producing MGDRGVDEGRRATLRRVAALGAVGPFAGLAEDDSGIRETIAGYLATTPGAHFSKIRDDLDLATGETQHHLKRLERDGTVESHRDGDYRRYFPAREFDDFERTALGFLRRETPRGMVIALLRDGDATASDLAAAVDVSRPTISNHAADLDAAGLLSREDGYSLVRPERLLTLLVSYADSFDAATVRFAREADQFISVDA from the coding sequence ATGGGCGACCGCGGGGTCGACGAGGGACGGCGGGCGACACTCCGGCGAGTCGCCGCGCTGGGTGCCGTCGGACCGTTCGCCGGCCTCGCAGAGGACGATAGCGGGATCCGCGAGACGATCGCTGGCTATCTCGCGACGACGCCGGGCGCACACTTCTCGAAGATCCGTGACGATCTCGATCTGGCCACCGGCGAGACACAGCACCATCTCAAACGACTCGAACGTGACGGCACAGTCGAGAGCCACCGCGACGGCGACTACCGACGCTACTTCCCGGCCCGCGAGTTCGACGACTTCGAGCGCACGGCGCTCGGCTTTCTCCGCCGCGAGACACCGCGCGGGATGGTCATCGCGCTGTTGCGCGACGGCGACGCGACCGCGAGCGATCTCGCGGCAGCGGTGGATGTCTCGCGGCCGACGATAAGCAATCACGCCGCCGATCTCGACGCGGCGGGGCTGCTCTCGCGTGAGGACGGCTACTCGCTCGTCCGCCCGGAACGGCTGCTGACGCTGCTGGTGAGCTATGCCGACTCCTTCGACGCCGCGACGGTCCGGTTCGCCCGCGAGGCCGATCAGTTCATCAGCGTCGACGCCTGA
- a CDS encoding DUF7123 family protein → MAARSAPMQTLSEKQRRILSYLREHADSKTYFKSRLIGDALGLSPKEVGTNMNAIRKTDNGLSVEKWGYSSSTTWKVTQ, encoded by the coding sequence ATGGCCGCACGCAGCGCACCGATGCAGACACTCAGCGAGAAACAGCGTCGCATCCTCTCGTATCTCCGCGAACACGCCGACAGCAAGACCTACTTCAAATCCCGACTCATCGGCGACGCGCTCGGGCTGTCGCCGAAGGAAGTCGGCACGAACATGAACGCCATCCGCAAGACCGATAACGGACTCTCGGTCGAGAAGTGGGGCTACTCTTCGAGCACGACGTGGAAAGTCACCCAGTAG
- a CDS encoding TRAM domain-containing protein has translation MEISDKLLCLFNADVTESEDSYTVEIPRREVENGSIEPGETYRVALVSREPTEESSSSSRSRSSTPSSEPQPPVDVGEMRYVEVEDIGKQGDGIARVERGYVIIVPGAEIGERVKVEVTEVKSNFAVGEIID, from the coding sequence ATGGAAATATCTGATAAACTCCTGTGTCTGTTCAACGCCGACGTCACCGAATCCGAAGACAGCTACACCGTCGAGATACCGCGCCGCGAGGTCGAGAACGGGTCGATCGAGCCCGGCGAGACCTACCGTGTGGCACTCGTCTCGCGCGAACCGACCGAGGAATCATCGAGCAGCTCGCGCTCGCGGTCGAGCACACCCTCCTCGGAGCCACAGCCGCCCGTCGATGTCGGCGAGATGCGCTACGTCGAGGTCGAGGACATCGGCAAGCAGGGCGACGGCATCGCCCGCGTCGAACGCGGCTACGTCATCATCGTCCCCGGTGCCGAGATCGGCGAACGCGTCAAAGTCGAAGTCACCGAGGTGAAATCGAACTTCGCCGTCGGCGAAATCATCGATTAG
- a CDS encoding YkgJ family cysteine cluster protein: MSFEDELARARDLDVGALADAIEEIGFECTRCGACCKAATGPDGYEEHTATVFPDEIRELQDTTEYDHRDVARPMPYGLSEGEDGLEGETFEWALETTGCGDCTFYAEEDGVGACTVHEDRPLICRTYPFSVALDGSSQPMGAAVDQVGDVRAHECEGLGRDIDREHAEELAGALKERAIREIEEAIAVSERYEPANPDSGEIVVHDSEGAKRPDGTPIDG; encoded by the coding sequence GTGAGTTTCGAGGACGAACTCGCCCGTGCGCGCGATCTCGATGTCGGGGCGCTGGCCGACGCCATTGAGGAGATCGGCTTCGAGTGTACGCGCTGTGGGGCCTGTTGCAAGGCGGCGACGGGCCCGGACGGGTACGAGGAGCACACCGCGACGGTGTTTCCTGACGAGATACGCGAGCTGCAGGACACCACCGAGTACGATCACCGGGACGTCGCCCGGCCGATGCCGTACGGACTCAGCGAGGGCGAGGACGGACTGGAGGGCGAGACCTTCGAGTGGGCGCTCGAAACGACCGGCTGTGGCGACTGCACCTTCTACGCCGAGGAGGACGGTGTCGGGGCGTGTACCGTCCACGAGGATCGGCCGCTCATCTGTCGCACTTATCCGTTCAGCGTCGCTCTCGACGGATCGAGCCAGCCGATGGGCGCGGCGGTCGATCAGGTCGGCGACGTGCGCGCCCACGAGTGTGAGGGGCTCGGGCGCGACATCGATCGCGAGCATGCCGAGGAACTGGCCGGTGCGCTCAAAGAACGCGCGATCCGCGAGATCGAAGAGGCCATCGCCGTCAGCGAACGCTACGAACCGGCGAACCCCGATTCCGGCGAGATCGTCGTCCACGACTCCGAGGGTGCGAAACGACCGGACGGAACGCCGATCGACGGGTAG
- a CDS encoding MBL fold metallo-hydrolase, producing MSLTHVSIPVETAAPGGETNAYLVGSERALLVDPAAATPRLDDAIDGVANLLVTHTHPDHVGGVEAYADRATVWAHAGYADRFERATGLSPDRTFGPGTRIDTDAGTVELLATPGHAPDHVALAINDELLVGDLAVASGSVVVGNEDGDMRGYLTALRRLHARNPARLYPGHGPVIEKPRAVIERLLSHRLRRERAVLRAVRDGARTVAAVTDAAYEKDLSGVRGLAERTVAAHLAKLAVEGHVEWDGERVCP from the coding sequence GTGAGTCTGACCCATGTTTCGATTCCTGTCGAGACGGCCGCACCCGGCGGCGAGACGAACGCCTATCTCGTCGGGAGCGAGCGGGCGTTGCTCGTCGATCCGGCAGCCGCGACGCCCCGCCTCGACGACGCGATCGACGGGGTCGCGAACCTGCTCGTGACCCACACCCACCCCGATCACGTGGGCGGCGTCGAAGCGTACGCCGACCGGGCGACCGTCTGGGCGCACGCCGGCTACGCGGACCGGTTCGAACGCGCGACCGGTCTCTCGCCCGATCGCACCTTCGGCCCGGGGACGCGCATCGACACCGACGCGGGGACCGTCGAGTTGCTCGCGACGCCGGGACACGCCCCCGATCACGTCGCGCTCGCCATCAACGACGAGCTGCTGGTCGGCGATCTCGCCGTCGCGAGCGGCAGCGTCGTTGTGGGGAACGAAGACGGCGACATGCGTGGCTATCTCACCGCGCTCCGGCGGCTCCACGCTCGAAACCCGGCACGGCTGTATCCGGGTCACGGACCGGTCATCGAGAAGCCACGGGCGGTGATCGAGCGGCTGCTCTCTCATCGACTGCGCCGTGAGCGCGCGGTCCTGCGGGCGGTGCGCGATGGTGCGCGGACGGTCGCTGCGGTGACCGACGCGGCCTACGAGAAGGATCTTTCGGGAGTGCGAGGACTGGCCGAGCGCACGGTGGCGGCCCATCTCGCCAAACTCGCCGTCGAAGGGCATGTCGAGTGGGACGGTGAACGGGTCTGCCCCTGA
- a CDS encoding MarR family transcriptional regulator, producing MSATTDRAQPDDPLTETEFRDRLRELPPSAKLVAKVLESETPLSQGQLADESLLPDRTVRYALNRLEDDDLVGSRYSFRDARKQVYFLNQ from the coding sequence ATGAGCGCCACCACGGACCGCGCACAGCCCGACGACCCGTTGACCGAGACCGAGTTCCGCGACCGCCTGCGCGAACTCCCCCCGAGCGCGAAGCTCGTCGCCAAAGTGCTCGAATCGGAGACGCCGCTCTCGCAGGGCCAGCTCGCCGACGAATCGCTGCTGCCCGATCGCACCGTCCGCTACGCGCTGAACCGTCTCGAAGACGACGATCTCGTCGGCTCGCGCTACAGCTTTCGCGACGCCAGAAAGCAGGTCTACTTCCTGAACCAGTAA
- a CDS encoding class I SAM-dependent methyltransferase, translating to MKGQEWYQTVEVAEEYDTKRFSDGGRLIDEREKEAVLSAVGPVDDKRILEIACGTGRFTTMLAQRGADIVGLDISPAMLQEGRKKARAAGVDDHLEFMRGDAARLPFPDDHFETVIAMRFFHLADTPASFLAELRRVARKQVVFDTFRRFSTRSIYNWLLPMGSRLYARAEIEELLDGAGLQLAGEEHDFFFPYGLYRQLPDAMATRVRELDDVIMDSPIGEYVASVSYWDARLQEE from the coding sequence GTGAAGGGACAGGAGTGGTACCAGACCGTCGAGGTCGCCGAGGAGTACGACACCAAGCGGTTCTCCGACGGCGGCCGGCTCATCGACGAGCGAGAGAAGGAGGCCGTGCTCTCGGCAGTCGGCCCCGTCGACGACAAACGCATCCTCGAAATCGCCTGCGGAACGGGGCGATTCACGACGATGCTCGCCCAGCGCGGCGCTGATATCGTCGGCCTCGATATCTCGCCCGCGATGCTCCAGGAGGGTCGGAAAAAGGCGCGCGCGGCGGGCGTCGACGACCATCTGGAGTTCATGCGCGGCGACGCTGCCCGCCTTCCTTTCCCCGACGATCACTTCGAGACCGTCATCGCGATGCGGTTTTTCCATCTCGCGGATACGCCCGCCTCGTTTCTCGCCGAGCTACGCCGCGTAGCCCGCAAGCAGGTCGTCTTCGACACCTTCCGTCGGTTCAGCACCCGCAGCATCTACAACTGGCTGCTACCGATGGGCTCGCGGCTGTACGCCCGCGCTGAGATCGAGGAGCTTCTCGACGGGGCCGGACTCCAGCTGGCCGGCGAGGAACACGACTTCTTCTTCCCATATGGCCTCTATCGCCAGCTCCCCGACGCGATGGCCACCCGAGTGCGCGAACTCGACGACGTGATCATGGACTCGCCGATCGGCGAGTACGTAGCGTCGGTGTCGTACTGGGACGCACGGTTGCAAGAGGAGTGA
- a CDS encoding glycosyltransferase family 2 protein: MQLSVVVPTLNGRTQLAACLDALATVAPESEVVVVNGPSADGTTGMVGERDDVDVLVEVADRNLNVARNAGIEHTAGEHVAFVGYDRTVEPGWKDALAAGFDTDSHGDGRAHAIVEGYPPRMRRDVGVVTGPVRSADGPTTPESRTITGREVTYFDGSNVAFTRAALEDADGFDEYLQTGGARDLAHRLAAVEYDVRWAGGMAVGDALGTETAPSAPRAISDGGRTERDWYWKYRALAYRLVKNYGLRPTTARRLLSHAGRDALTGLESVVRGEASPTNWVGNGRDVLTGSLRGNGSGLAARWRSRDRRNPNGLSARSERAVAVHDWR; the protein is encoded by the coding sequence ATGCAGCTCTCGGTGGTCGTGCCGACCCTCAACGGCCGAACCCAACTCGCGGCGTGTCTCGACGCGCTCGCGACGGTGGCCCCCGAGAGCGAGGTGGTCGTCGTCAACGGCCCCTCCGCGGACGGTACCACCGGCATGGTCGGCGAACGCGACGACGTCGACGTGCTCGTCGAGGTCGCCGACCGGAACCTGAACGTCGCGCGCAACGCCGGGATCGAACACACGGCCGGCGAGCACGTCGCGTTCGTCGGCTACGATCGGACCGTGGAGCCAGGCTGGAAGGACGCGCTCGCGGCGGGCTTCGACACCGATAGCCACGGCGACGGGCGTGCGCACGCCATCGTCGAAGGATATCCACCGCGGATGCGCCGGGATGTGGGAGTCGTCACCGGGCCGGTACGATCGGCCGACGGGCCGACGACACCCGAGTCGCGGACCATTACCGGCCGCGAGGTGACGTATTTCGACGGCTCGAACGTCGCGTTCACCCGCGCGGCGCTCGAAGACGCTGACGGGTTCGACGAATATCTCCAGACGGGCGGTGCGCGCGATCTCGCTCACCGGCTCGCGGCCGTGGAGTACGACGTCCGCTGGGCGGGAGGGATGGCCGTCGGCGACGCGCTCGGCACCGAGACGGCCCCGTCGGCCCCGCGAGCGATCTCCGACGGCGGCCGGACCGAGCGCGACTGGTACTGGAAGTATCGCGCGCTCGCCTACCGCCTCGTCAAGAACTACGGGCTGCGGCCGACGACCGCGCGACGACTACTCTCGCACGCGGGCCGGGACGCCCTCACCGGGCTCGAAAGCGTCGTGCGCGGCGAGGCGAGCCCGACGAACTGGGTCGGAAACGGGCGGGACGTGCTCACCGGGAGTCTGCGCGGCAACGGCTCCGGGCTGGCCGCGCGCTGGCGCTCGCGCGACCGCCGCAACCCGAACGGGCTCTCCGCGCGATCCGAGCGCGCGGTCGCGGTCCACGACTGGCGCTGA
- the thsA gene encoding thermosome subunit alpha, translating into MGGQPMFILSDDSERTRGEDAQSANIEGGKAVSESVRTTLGPKGMDKMLVSDSGDVVITNDGATILGEMDIEHPAAQMIVEVAETQEDEVGDGTTTAAVLTGQLLAKAENLLDDDVHPTTIVEGYHEAAELAHEAVDELVVDETVDDDVLRGVAETSMTGKGTGDVGAEALAETVVEGIRQVENDGVAREDITVRTQTGASSSATELVEGVISEEEPVREDMPATVEDASIAVLDVEFDIRESNVDAEYDVGSVEELNAAIDAEESQFEQYADALADLDVDVAFVTESVDDRAAAHLADEGILVFESVDDDEAKAITQATGASRVGAIDDLEADDLGNAERVSVESFADDDLVFVEGGAAAESVTVFARGGTDHVTDELERALHDGLDVVTAALDAGGVVPGGGASEVAIAAYIRDHAASIEGRRQLAVEAFADATDVLPRTLAENTGMDPIDALVELRSRHDSEGRAGIISESQTGTVTDPVEAGVFDPVAVKHEAIESATEAATMIARIDDVISADS; encoded by the coding sequence ATGGGTGGACAGCCGATGTTCATCCTCAGCGATGACAGCGAGCGAACACGCGGTGAGGACGCACAGAGCGCGAACATCGAGGGCGGCAAGGCCGTCTCGGAGTCCGTCCGGACGACGCTCGGCCCGAAAGGGATGGACAAGATGCTCGTCTCCGATTCGGGCGACGTCGTCATCACCAACGACGGCGCGACGATCCTCGGCGAGATGGATATCGAGCATCCCGCCGCGCAGATGATCGTCGAGGTCGCCGAGACACAGGAGGACGAAGTCGGCGACGGGACGACCACGGCGGCCGTGCTCACCGGCCAGCTGCTCGCCAAGGCCGAGAACCTCCTCGACGACGACGTCCATCCGACGACGATCGTCGAGGGCTATCACGAGGCCGCGGAGCTGGCCCACGAGGCCGTCGACGAGCTCGTCGTCGACGAGACGGTCGACGACGACGTCCTCCGCGGCGTCGCCGAGACCTCGATGACGGGCAAGGGCACCGGCGACGTCGGTGCCGAAGCGCTCGCGGAGACGGTCGTCGAGGGGATCCGACAGGTCGAGAACGACGGCGTCGCACGCGAGGACATCACCGTCCGCACCCAGACGGGCGCGAGTTCGAGCGCGACGGAGCTCGTCGAGGGCGTCATCAGCGAGGAGGAGCCGGTTCGCGAGGACATGCCCGCGACCGTCGAGGACGCCTCGATCGCCGTGCTTGACGTCGAATTCGACATCCGCGAGTCGAACGTCGACGCCGAGTACGACGTCGGGAGCGTCGAGGAGCTCAACGCCGCCATCGACGCCGAAGAGAGCCAGTTCGAGCAGTACGCCGACGCGCTCGCCGATCTCGACGTCGACGTGGCGTTCGTCACCGAAAGCGTCGACGACCGCGCGGCCGCCCACCTCGCCGACGAGGGGATCCTGGTCTTCGAGAGCGTCGACGACGACGAGGCGAAGGCGATCACGCAGGCGACCGGCGCGAGCCGCGTCGGTGCCATCGACGACCTCGAAGCGGACGATCTGGGCAACGCCGAGCGCGTCAGCGTCGAGTCGTTCGCCGACGACGATCTCGTCTTCGTCGAGGGCGGTGCGGCCGCCGAATCCGTGACGGTGTTCGCCCGAGGCGGCACCGATCACGTCACCGACGAGCTCGAACGCGCGCTCCACGACGGGCTCGACGTCGTGACCGCCGCACTCGATGCTGGCGGCGTCGTCCCCGGCGGCGGCGCGAGCGAGGTCGCCATCGCCGCGTACATCCGCGACCACGCGGCGAGCATCGAGGGGCGTCGCCAGCTCGCCGTCGAGGCGTTCGCCGACGCGACCGACGTGCTCCCGCGCACGCTCGCCGAGAACACCGGCATGGACCCGATCGACGCGCTCGTCGAGCTGCGCAGTCGCCACGACAGCGAGGGCCGGGCCGGCATCATCAGCGAAAGTCAGACCGGCACCGTCACCGATCCCGTCGAGGCCGGCGTCTTCGATCCCGTCGCCGTCAAACACGAGGCCATCGAGAGCGCGACCGAGGCCGCGACGATGATCGCCCGCATCGACGACGTCATCTCCGCGGACAGCTAA
- a CDS encoding trimeric intracellular cation channel family protein, with amino-acid sequence MVDAFGAMNAIGLVAFALAGSLKGADADLDLFGIAVLGMLTALGGGILRDTLVGRVPVALRTTGDVAIALAGVALALVLARLLGSRLRTHAVVQLPDAVGLAAFAATGALVGVRAALSPFGVVVLATLTGVGGGSIADLLLGRVPSVLHEDFYATPAVLGGATFWLAVRAGVASGRAAFGCAIVVLGLRLLALRYDWRLPTI; translated from the coding sequence ATGGTCGACGCCTTCGGCGCGATGAACGCGATCGGCCTCGTGGCGTTCGCGCTCGCCGGCTCGCTCAAGGGTGCCGACGCCGATCTCGATCTGTTCGGCATCGCTGTTCTCGGCATGCTCACGGCGCTCGGCGGCGGCATTCTCCGCGACACGCTCGTCGGCCGCGTCCCGGTCGCACTGCGGACGACCGGCGACGTCGCCATCGCCCTCGCCGGCGTCGCACTCGCACTCGTGCTCGCACGACTGCTCGGCAGTCGCCTCCGGACCCACGCGGTGGTCCAGCTCCCCGATGCCGTCGGGCTCGCGGCGTTCGCGGCCACCGGCGCGCTCGTCGGCGTTCGAGCGGCGCTCTCGCCGTTCGGCGTCGTCGTTCTCGCGACGCTCACTGGCGTCGGCGGCGGCAGCATTGCCGATCTACTGCTCGGTCGGGTGCCGAGCGTGCTCCATGAGGATTTCTACGCGACGCCGGCAGTGCTTGGCGGAGCCACGTTTTGGCTCGCCGTGCGGGCGGGCGTCGCGTCCGGTCGGGCAGCGTTCGGCTGTGCGATCGTCGTGCTCGGCCTTCGCCTGCTGGCGCTGCGATACGACTGGCGACTCCCGACGATCTGA
- a CDS encoding SAM hydrolase/SAM-dependent halogenase family protein, whose product MLTLSSDFGTPYPAAMKGVLLSNTDARLVDVSHEFPRQDVRTAAFWLRELLPYFPPAVHLVVVDPGVGTDRAALVVRAGDHALVGPDNGVLVPAARRLADGNDIEAFVIADDEAESSTFHGRDVFAPAAAAVHEAGIDSVESLDRCTPADGIEELSFPEPTHRDDAIAGEVLVVDGFGNAITNVPGEVLDDSFGDSITVNDERAPVERSYAHVVSGERLVTVGSHENVELAVNRGRGERAFDVAVGDPVVLTDV is encoded by the coding sequence ATGCTCACGCTGAGCTCCGATTTCGGTACGCCCTACCCGGCGGCGATGAAGGGCGTGCTCCTCTCGAACACCGACGCCCGACTGGTCGACGTCAGCCACGAGTTCCCTAGGCAGGACGTCCGCACGGCAGCGTTCTGGCTGCGAGAACTGCTCCCCTATTTCCCGCCCGCCGTCCATCTCGTCGTGGTCGATCCGGGCGTCGGTACCGACCGCGCGGCGCTCGTCGTGCGCGCGGGCGACCACGCCCTCGTGGGGCCGGACAACGGCGTTCTCGTCCCCGCAGCTCGCCGACTCGCCGACGGCAACGATATCGAGGCGTTCGTGATCGCCGACGACGAGGCCGAGAGCTCGACGTTCCATGGCCGGGACGTGTTCGCGCCGGCAGCCGCCGCTGTCCACGAGGCGGGCATCGACAGTGTCGAGAGTCTCGATCGCTGCACGCCGGCGGACGGGATCGAGGAGCTCTCCTTTCCCGAACCGACACACCGCGACGACGCGATCGCGGGCGAAGTGCTCGTCGTCGACGGGTTCGGCAACGCCATCACGAACGTCCCTGGAGAGGTGCTCGACGACTCCTTCGGTGACAGTATCACCGTCAACGACGAGCGGGCACCGGTCGAACGGTCGTACGCACACGTCGTGTCGGGCGAGCGCCTCGTCACCGTCGGGAGCCACGAGAACGTCGAGCTCGCGGTCAACCGCGGCCGTGGCGAGCGGGCGTTCGACGTCGCGGTGGGCGATCCGGTCGTGCTGACGGACGTCTGA
- a CDS encoding nicotinamide-nucleotide adenylyltransferase codes for MTRGFYIGRFQPYHDGHHHMVERIADEVDELVLGIGSADDSHTRHNPFTAGERIMMITKSLEDADLVIYPVPIEDLDRNAVWVSHVRSMSPAFDVAYSNNPLVVQLFSEAGVEVRQSPMFEREKLEGTEIRERMIDDEGWEALIPSAVVDVVTEIDGIERLQRVSDTDGAADNRPHRSNTADPE; via the coding sequence ATGACGCGGGGGTTCTACATCGGTCGCTTCCAGCCCTATCACGACGGTCACCACCACATGGTCGAACGCATCGCCGACGAGGTCGACGAACTCGTGCTCGGCATTGGCAGCGCCGACGACTCGCACACGCGCCACAACCCGTTCACCGCCGGCGAGCGCATCATGATGATCACCAAGTCGCTCGAAGACGCCGATCTCGTCATCTACCCGGTGCCGATCGAGGATCTCGATCGCAACGCGGTCTGGGTCAGCCACGTCCGCAGCATGTCGCCGGCGTTCGACGTCGCCTACTCGAACAACCCGCTCGTCGTCCAGCTGTTCTCGGAGGCGGGCGTCGAGGTGCGTCAGTCGCCGATGTTCGAACGCGAGAAGCTCGAAGGCACCGAGATCCGCGAGCGCATGATCGACGACGAGGGCTGGGAGGCGCTCATCCCGAGCGCCGTCGTCGACGTCGTCACCGAGATCGACGGCATCGAGCGCCTCCAGCGGGTGAGCGACACCGACGGCGCGGCCGACAACCGTCCGCACCGCTCGAACACCGCCGATCCCGAATAA